CACCTTGAACGCGGTGCTGGCGATCGGCATTGCCTTCACGCCCAGCATGGCGCGCATCACGCGCTCGGTCGCGCTGGCGGTGAGAAAGCAGGATTTCGTGAACGCCGCGATCGCGCGCGGCGAAAGCAATGCCTACGTCATCCTGCGCGAAATGCTGCCCAACGTGATCGCCCCGGTCATCGTGGAATTCACGATACGCGTGGCGTTCGCGGTGATGCTGTTCGCGACGCTCAGCTTTCTCGGTCTGGGCGCCCAGCCCCCCGCGTCGGAGTGGGGGCTGATGGCGGCCGAGGCACGGCGGTTCATGCATCAGAGCGTCTGGATCATCCTGTGGCCCAGCCTGGCCGTGGCGCTGGTCGCCATCGGCTTCAACCTGCTCGGCGACGGCCTCCGCGACGCGCTGAATCCCAGGACCTGAACGAGACATGGATACCGTGCTGAACATCCGGGACTACAGCCTGGAGTATGCGACCCCGCAAGGACCTTTCCATGCCCTGAGCCACATCGACCTGGATATCGCCGCCGGGCAGGTGCTCGGGCTGGTCGGTGAGTCCGGCTCGGGCAAGACGTCGATCGCCTGGTCCGTCATGCGGTATCTGCCGCGCAACGCGACGGTGACCCATGGCACGATCCTGCTGGGCCAGGACGATCTGCTGCGCAAATCCCAGGCCGAACTCGACCTGATACGCGGCCGGCGCATCAGCATGGTTTTCCAGGATCCCGGTACATCGTTGAACCCGACGCTGACACTGGGCGAGCAGTTGCTGGAAGTGATGGTCAGGCATCGCAGCCACACCCGCCAGGAAGCCACCAGCGAGGCCCTGGCGATGCTGGAGCGCGTGGGCCTGAAGGATCCCGCCGGCATGATGTCGCGCTATCCGCATGAGGTCTCCGGTGGTGAAAAGCAGCGTGTGATGATCGCTACCGCCTTTGCCTGCCGGCCCGAGTGCATCATTTTCGACGAACCGACGACGGCGCTGGACGTAGTGACCGGCCGGCAGATTCTCGACCTGTTCACCGAGCTGCAGGCCGATACCGGCGTCGCTTCGCTTTATATCTCGCATGACCTCGCGCTGGTGTCGCGGATCGCGGACCACGTGGCGGTCATCCACAAAGGCGTCATCGTCGAGCGAGGCGAGATCGAACGGGTCTTCGGGCAGCCGGCCCATGCCTATACGCGGCGGCTGCTGGACGCCGTGCCTCGTCCCGATCGACGCCTGACGGATAGCCGGGCCCATCGCGCCGGCGCCGTGCTGTTGCGCACCGAGGCGCTCGGCGTCGATTATGGACGCGCCCCGGCGTTCGCCAGGCTGCTGGGCCGCAAGCGCCGCCCAGTGGTGGGCAACCAGGCGATCAGCCTGGCAGTGAACAGCGGCGAAATTCTGGGCGTGGTGGGCGAGTCCGGTTCCGGCAAGTCGACGCTGGCCAAGGCGTTGACGGGATTGAACACCTTCCATGGCGGCCTGTATTTCCAGGGCGGCGCCATCGAAGGCGCCAAGGCCATGAACACGGCATATCGCCGGGATGTACAGATCATCTTCCAGCATCCCGACGCGTCCTTGAACCCACGCCAGCGCATCGGGGAGATCCTGTCGCGCCCCCTGCGCCTGTACGGCGATCGCGGCGGGCAGGGGATCGACACGGCGGTGCGCGATCTGCTGGAAGAGGTCCGGCTGCCGCGGAACTACGCGGACCGTTATCCGCACGAGCTGTCCGGCGGCGAGAAGCAGCGCGTCGCCATCGCGCGCGCCTTCGCGTCCCATCCCAAGCTGGTCATCTGCGACGAGATCACGTCGGCCCTGGACGTTTCCGTGCAGGCCTCGGTGATCGAATTGCTGGTGGACTTCCAGAAGTGCTTCGGCACCGCCTATATCTTCATCACGCATGACCTGAACCTGGTGCGGCAGATCGCGCACAGGATCGCGGTGATGTACCGCGGCGAGCTGGTGGACCTTTTCGATGTCGAGGATGTCGACGCCCCGGAGCGTCATCCCTATACGCGCACGCTCATAGACGCGGTTCCCGTCCTGTCGGGCGGACGCATGCCGGTCGCGGCAACGACGGAGTTCCAGCCATGAATATCGATAGCGCCCTCGCCAGCCTGGATGAATCCGGGAGCCTGGCGTTCCTCAGCAAGCTGGTCCAGCAAAAATCATATTCGGCGACGGACGGCGAGCGGCAGTTGGCTGCCTATCTCGTGCGCGCCATGGAGGCGATGGGCATGGATGCGTCGCTGGCGCCCGTGCCCGGCGCGCGGGCCAATGCGATCGGCACGCTCAAGGGCAGCGGTGGCGGCCACAGCCTGCTTTTCAACGGCCATATCGATACCAATCCGGTGTCCGAAGGATGGACGGTGGATCCCTGGGAAGGCAAGGTCGACGACAAATTCATCTATGGCATAGGCGTGTCGAACATGAAGGCCGGCGATGCCGCCTATT
This genomic interval from Bordetella genomosp. 9 contains the following:
- a CDS encoding dipeptide ABC transporter ATP-binding protein, producing MDTVLNIRDYSLEYATPQGPFHALSHIDLDIAAGQVLGLVGESGSGKTSIAWSVMRYLPRNATVTHGTILLGQDDLLRKSQAELDLIRGRRISMVFQDPGTSLNPTLTLGEQLLEVMVRHRSHTRQEATSEALAMLERVGLKDPAGMMSRYPHEVSGGEKQRVMIATAFACRPECIIFDEPTTALDVVTGRQILDLFTELQADTGVASLYISHDLALVSRIADHVAVIHKGVIVERGEIERVFGQPAHAYTRRLLDAVPRPDRRLTDSRAHRAGAVLLRTEALGVDYGRAPAFARLLGRKRRPVVGNQAISLAVNSGEILGVVGESGSGKSTLAKALTGLNTFHGGLYFQGGAIEGAKAMNTAYRRDVQIIFQHPDASLNPRQRIGEILSRPLRLYGDRGGQGIDTAVRDLLEEVRLPRNYADRYPHELSGGEKQRVAIARAFASHPKLVICDEITSALDVSVQASVIELLVDFQKCFGTAYIFITHDLNLVRQIAHRIAVMYRGELVDLFDVEDVDAPERHPYTRTLIDAVPVLSGGRMPVAATTEFQP